In the Plectropomus leopardus isolate mb chromosome 5, YSFRI_Pleo_2.0, whole genome shotgun sequence genome, one interval contains:
- the LOC121943129 gene encoding nucleolar protein 6-like, which yields MKKKQTVSEDPTEMILSESHEQEENDAPVKAKRSKPEEAGGEEVVYHPVKLSRSDLYRPPTAEELNQLKEAESLFHCSLLKMQMEELLKEVVLSERRKRQIDSFIQTVTKLLQSVPESPEADASDLSWLSGTVKVPFLLVPKTTKGKFHMAPPASVDLVGSYPLGTCTKPRIMVDLAVTIPANVLHPKDVVNQRYPRKRALYLAGLAQHLASCSDIGPMRYSCLHGNRLRPVLLLTPPGKESCNFTIRVHACPPPGFFKPSRFHPQRNNIRTEWYTGLQTSQSESSEPPTPHYNSSVLGDLLPRAHLQFLSAVSSQCSAFADGVALLKVWLRQRELDQGTGCFNGFLASMLLAYLLTTHRISNSMTAYQLLRNTLNFLASTDLTVNGISLAKEPDSTAPSLAEFHDAFQVVFVDPSGHLNMCADMTACTYKQLQHEASVSMQFWDDPTMDGFHSLLMTPKPMIRTSDHVFQLCELVKLQSSCKKLNLLSELMDHSGNYVHTALPFILTLLQRGLGQRIHLLTHSLSPDPEWSVESEAPKHKAQPPLSFGLLLRPELAASVLERGPPADSPKTAEFRQLWGSRSELRRFQDGAITEAVLWEGESMCQKRLVPRQIIAHLLQLHADIPESCMRYVGAMVDDVIKTGSELSSTGEEESLLVVQSYDDLSRKLWRLEGLPLSITAVQGAHPALRYTQVFPPSPLKLDFSFFDREKTSRSLVPKQDKPCPAYITPITVICHMEGSGKWPHDRLAIRHIRTAFHIRLGELLKKHHNYTCRPCPTHLDVWKDGLLFRIQVAYHREPQVLRESVNAEGLLVVRDNEEAQALEMATVHKPLLTSTLHGLQQQHPCFGAVCRLAKRWLGAQLFSEDITEDTADLLVASLFLQPAPFTPPGSPQAGFLRFLHLLSSFDWRNNPLVVNLNNQLAAADYTEIKNDFMASRESLPVMFIATPKDRKQSMWTKRAPSVQMLQRVVMVAAESLKLLEHQLMDGSQIQDVRVVMRPPLDAYDVLIHLNPKQVPLLAQAVDPPTVNFSRGLMTGSVAQSGGPLPVVDYNPVALYLAELREAFGDLALFFSDPHGGTVIAVLWKPKAFLPLPFKTSQLSARSVQVAGEEASTVPNVEAILEDFRIMGKGLIKSVEARTEKWSF from the exons ATGAAGAAGAAGCAGACGGTGTCTGAGGACCCCACAGAG ATGATTCTCTCAGAGAGCCACGAGCAGGAGGAAAATGATGCTCCTGTTAAAGCCAAAAGGAGCAAACCTGAGGAGGctggaggggaggaggtggtCTATCATCCAGTGAAGCTGTCCAGAAGTGATCTTTACAGACCTCCTACAGCAGAGGAGCTCAACCAGCTGAAAGAAGCGGAAAGCCTGTTTCACTGCAGCCTGCTCAAAATGCAG ATGGAGGAGCTGCTGAAAGAGGTTGTCCTGAGTGAGCGGAGGAAACGGCAAATCGATTCCTTCATTCAGACAGTCACCAAGCTGCTCCAGAGTGTACCTGAGTCACCAGAGGCCGAC GCAAGTGACCTGTCATGGCTGTCTGGTACAGTTAAAGTCCCTTTCCTCCTGGTACCCAAAACAACAAAGGGCAAGTTCCACATGGCACCTCCTGCTTCTGTGGATCTGGTTGGCAGCTACCCCCTGGGCACCTGCACCAAACCACGCATCATGGTGGACCTGGCTGTCACAATTCCAGCT AATGTCCTCCACCCAAAGGACGTCGTGAACCAGAGATACCCGAGGAAAAGGGCTCTCTACCTGGCTGGCCTGGCCCAACATCTCGCATCCTGCTCTGACATTGGACCCATGCGTTATTcctgtctccatggcaacagactCCGACCTGTTCTGCTGCTGACCCCTCCAG GTAAAGAATCCTGCAACTTCACCATACGTGTTCATGCCTGTCCACCTCCTGGATTCTTCAAGCCCAGCCGATTCCATCCACAGAGGAATAATATCCGCACAGAGTGGTACACCGGATTGCAGACCTCCCAGTCTG AGAGCAGTGAGCCTCCCACTCCGCATTACAACAGCTCTGTTCTGGGGGATTTACTGCCTAGGGCTCACCTCCAGTTCCTCTCCGCTGTCAGCTCCCAGTGCTCGGCTTTTGCTGATGGGGTGGCTCTGCTCAAAGTCTGGCTTCGTCAAAGAGAGCTCGACCAG GGCACTGGCTGTTTTAATGGATTCCTGGCTTCAATGCTGTTGGCTTACCTGCTGACCACTCACAGAATCAGTAACTCCATGACAGCCTATCAGCTGCTCCGAAACACCTTAAACTTCCTTG CATCTACAGACCTGACAGTGAATGGGATAAGCCTCGCCAAAGAGCCTGACTCTACAGCT CCATCTCTTGCGGAGTTCCACGATGCTTTTCAAGTGGTATTTGTCGACCCTTCAGGACATCTCAACATGTGTGCTGACATGACTGCTTGTACCTACAAACAG CTGCAGCACGAGGCATCTGTGTCGATGCAGTTCTGGGACGACCCCACGATGGATGGGTTCCACAGCCTCCTCATGACCCCCAAACCCATGATAAGGACAAGCGACCACGTATTCCA gtTATGTGAGCTGGTGAAGCTTCAGTCCAGTTGTAAGAAACTGAATCTCCTCAGTGAGCTGATGGACCACAGTGGAAATTACGTCCACACTGCGCTCCCTTTTATTCTGACGCTGCTTCAACGAGGATTGGGCCAAAGGATCCACCTCCTCACCCACTCCCTTTCTCCTGACCCTGAG TGGTCTGTAGAGAGCGAGGCCCCAAAACACAAAGCTcaacctcctctctccttcggTTTGCTCCTACGGCCGGAGCTTGCAGCGTCTGTCTTGGAAAGAGGCCCCCCTGCAGACAGCCCCAAG ACAGCTGAGTTTCGTCAGTTGTGGGGTTCTCGCTCCGAGCTGCGTCGCTTCCAGGACGGCGCCATCACCGAGGCTGTGCTGTGGGAGGGAGAGAGCATGTGCCAAAAACGACTGGTCCCCAGACAGATCATTGCACACCTGCTACAGCT GCATGCAGATATCCCCGAATCCTGTATGCGATATGTGGGGGCGATGGTGGATGACGTCATTAAAACGGGAAGTGAG TTGTCTAgtactggagaggaggagagcttaCTGGTGGTTCAGTCCTACGATGACTTGAGTAGAAAACTTTGGAGGCTGGAGGGTCTGCCTCTGTCAATCACAGCAGTGCAAGGAGCCCACCCTGCGCTCAGATACACACAG GTCTTTCCCCCTTCGCCACTGAAGCTGGACTTTTCCTTCTTTGACAGAGAAAAGACTTCAAGATCATTGGTACCAAAGCAGGACAAACCCTGCCCTGCTTATATCACCCCTATCACAG TGATCTGTCACATGGAGGGGAGCGGAAAATGGCCTCATGACCGCCTCGCCATCCGCCACATCCGAACTGCCTTCCACATCCGCCTGGGAGAGTTACTGAAGAAGCACCATAATTATACGTGCAGGCCGTGCCCCACACACCTAGATGTCTGGAAG GATGGTTTGCTGTTCCGCATCCAGGTGGCATACCATCGTGAGCCTCAGGTGCTGAGGGAGAGTGTTAATGCAGAGGGTCTGCTGGTCGTAAGAGACAACGAGGAGGCTCAGGCTCTGGAGATGGCCACCGTTCACAAGCCTCTACTCACCAGCACATTGCACgg gctccagcagcagcacccaTGTTTTGGGGCAGTGTGTCGCCTAGCCAAACGCTGGCTTGGGGCTCAGCTCTTCAGTGAAGAcatcacagaggacacagcagaCCTGCTGGTGGCGTCGCTTTTCCTGCAGCCTGCACCCTTTACTCCTCCCGG TTCTCCACAGGCTGGCTTCCTTCGTTTCCTTCATCTGCTTTCTTCCTTTGACTGGAGGAACAACCCGCTGGTAGTTAACCTCAACAACCAGCTTGCag CTGCCGACTACACAGAGATCAAGAATGACTTCATGGCCTCCAGGGAGTCTCTGCCCGTCATGTTTATAGCTACGCCTAAGGACAGAAAACAATCTATGTGGACTAAGCGAGCACCTAGTGTACAG ATGCTGCAGCGTGTGGTGATGGTGGCTGCGGAGAGTCTGAAGTTACTGGAACATCAGCTAATGGACGGTAGCCAAATACAAGATGTCAgg gtgGTCATGCGCCCTCCTCTGGATGCCTACGATGTGTTGATTCACCTGAACCCCAAGCAGGTTCCCCTACTCGCTCAAGCAGTGGACCCTCCGACTGTTAACTTCAGCAGGGGCCTCATGACCGGCAGTGTGGCCCAGTCTGGAGGGCCCCTGCCTGTCGTCGACTACAACCCCGTTGCCCTCTACTTGGCAGAGCTCAGG GAGGCCTTCGGAGACCTGGCCCTCTTCTTCTCTGACCCTCATGGTGGAACAGTGATCGCAGTTTTATGGAAGCCAAAGGCCTTCTTACCATTGCCCTTTAAG acGTCGCAGCTGTCTGCTCGGAGTGTACAGGTGGCTGGGGAGGAGGCAAGTACAGTTCCCAATGTCGAAGCAATACTGGAGGACTTCCGGATTATGGGAAAGGGCTTGATTAAATCAGTGGAAGCCAGGACtgaaaaatggtcattttag
- the LOC121943151 gene encoding cocaine- and amphetamine-regulated transcript protein-like, translating into MGGWCVYHFCTLLCATGLLYSYGQVQTEEYKSKYLTYFTTTEDSNEKQLINDLHGVLERLQNNHIPSLRKRQGYLPVCDPGDQCALRKGSRIGKLCDCFLPRTCNSFLHRCL; encoded by the exons ATGGGAGGCTGGTGTGTTTATCATTTCTGTACACTACTGTGTGCCACTGGACTCCTCTACAGCTACGGTCAAGTCCAAACAGAGGAATACAAATCTAAATATTTAACTTATTTCACTACGACTGAGGACAGCAATGAAAAGCAACTG ATCAATGATTTACATGGTGTTTTGGAAAGACTTCAGAACAATCATATTCCATCTCTAAGAAAAAGGCAAGGATATCTGCCTGTG TGTGATCCAGGAGACCAGTGTGCACTAAGGAAAGGCTCCAGGATCGGGAAACTATGTGACTGCTTTCTGCCGCGAACATGCAACTCCTTTCTGCACCGCTGTTTGTGA
- the LOC121943133 gene encoding E3 SUMO-protein ligase ZBED1-like, translated as MKRTGRRRSSVWDCFEQVGNFVRCMKCDATLKYCGGATSSMMNHMSRHHPSTAPIDEDEKPVICTVQCMEEESAANSDVMQVAIMPPNLNMTANPPERDYGERKRLKRSSVWDIFIKVDDEVHCTMCDTKLKYRSSTTSMMYHIKNKHPDTMPNDGVSLATHAEVTELISRMIEKDMLPISVVTGDGFRELLTHTVHNYKMPSPGDIARLVEGHFHEKVEELVLQLSRVEKVALTADFWTALPYQRYITVFCSFITEDWQGRSAVLQTHKLSSDGHLTTDSVTERLLSTVQSWGIAGKVTACVHNNTQNILSTHACARVTWDYATCFATTLQLAVSDGLSEDLVRIIVAAGKLVKHFNHNLLASEALEQKQVQMCLPQHKLIQSSKARWDTICDMFERLLEQRWAIKAVLSDRTITNRQEAQILEIEDDCWQIIENFTPVLATLKWATTVISAETEVSISNIYPITFSLIQTHLVPKENDVEQVSEFKLKVQKSLRNHMEVDSNDLASKPALIASMLDPRHKHLSFLTPTGRLAAKVKLHELVSKLDVITTTVGAKDEQQEILVTPDISQVTMPSQLRSDTKNTMMLLLGDNYSSSYATDSEAQVDYYLRDIAPSLDINPLDWWRVNGPRFPKLATLARHYLCIPGVSLPSLLSEAGQTFATMRTRLNPEHVDMMIFVNRNA; from the exons ATGAAGCGCACGGGGAGGAGACGAAGCTCTGTGTGGGACTGCTTTGAACAAGTGGGGAACTTCGTCCGCTGCATGAAATGTGACGCTACGTTGAAGTACTGCGGCGGAGCCACCAGCTCCATGATGAACCACATGAGCAGGCACCATCCGTCCACTGCGCCCATAGACGAGGATGAGAAACCGGTGATTTGCACCGTTCAGTgcatggaggaggagagcgcCGCTAATTCAGACGTCATGCAGGTTGCCATCATGCCACCTAATTTAAATATGACTGCCAACCCCCCTGAGCGGGACTATGGAGAGAGGAAGCGCCTGAAGCGGAGCTCTGTGTGGGACATTTTCATCAAAGTGGACGACGAGGTGCACTGCACGATGTGCGACACAAAGCTGAAATACAGGAGCAGCACCACCAGCATGATGTACCACATCAAAAACAAGCACCCGGACACCATGCCCAATGATGGGGTGTCGCTGGCAACACATGCAGAGGTGACTGAGCTCATCTCCAGGATGATAGAGAAGGACATGCTTCCCATCAGCGTGGTGACTGGTGATGGTTTTCGTGAGCTGCTTACACACACTGTGCATAATTATAAAATGCCATCTCCTGGTGATATAGCACGCCTTGTTGAGGGCCATTTTCATGAGAAGGTGGAGGAgcttgtgctgcagctgagcagagTGGAGAAAGTGGCTCTCACTGCTGACTTCTGGACAGCCCTCCCATACCAGAGGTACATCACAGTTTTCTGCTCATTCATAACAGAGGACTGGCAGGGGAGGTCAGctgtgctgcagacacacaagcTATCATCAGACGGCCACCTTACTACTGACAGTGTCACAGAGCGGCTTCTCAGCACTGTGCAGTCCTGGGGTATTGCTGGGAAAGTGACGGCATGTGTTCATAACAACACACAGAACATCCTGTCGACACATGCGTGTGCCCGTGTCACCTGGGACTATGCAACTTGCTTTGCCACCACATTGCAGCTAGCAGTGAGTGATGGGCTGAGTGAGGATCTAGTCCGCATCATCGTCGCTGCAGGGAAACTAGTTAAGCACTTCAATCACAACTTGCTGGCAAGTGAGGCCTTGGAGCAGAAGCAAGTTCAGATGTGCCTGCCACAGCACAAGCTCATCCAGTCGAGCAAAGCTAGATGGGACACAATCTGTGATATGTTTGAACGGTTACTTGAACAGCGGTGGGCAATTAAAGCGGTGCTCTCTGATCGCACAATCACCAACAGACAGGAGGCCCAGATCCTTGAGATCGAAGACGATTGCTGGCAAATCATTGAGAATTTCACACCTGTGCTGGCAACGCTGAAATGGGCAACGACGGTCATATCTGCGGAAACTGAAGTGTCCATTTCAAACATCTACCCAATCACGTTCAGCCTCATTCAGACCCACCTTGTGCCAAAGGAGAATGACGTTGAGCAAGTCTCTGAGTTCAAGCTGAAAGTTCAGAAATCACTTAGAAATCACATGGAG GTTGACTCTAATGATCTCGCCTCCAAACCAGCTCTTATTGCCTCGATGCTGGACCCTCGACACAAACACCTCAGCTTCCTGACCCCAACAGGGAGGCTGGCCGCAAAGGTTAAACTGCATGAACTGGTTTCAAAATTAGATGTGATCACAACTACTGTGGGCGCAAAGGATGAACAGCAGGAGATCCTGGTCACACCTGACATCAGCCAGGTGACTATGCCCTCACAACTGAGAAGCGACACCAAAAACACTATGATGCTGCTTCTAGGTGACAACTACAGCTCATCCTATGCCACGGACTCGGAAGCTCAGGTAGATTACTACTTGAGAGACATTGCTCCCTCACTGGACATAAACCCGCTTGACTGGTGGAGGGTAAATGGACCGAGATTTCCCAAACTGGCCACTCTGGCGAGACACTATTTATGTATACCTGGAGTATCACTACCGTCTTTATTGTCCGAGGCTGGACAAACTTTTGCAACGATGCGTACAAGACTGAACCCAGAGCATGTCGACATGATGATCTTCGTTAACAGAAATGCGTAA
- the LOC121943137 gene encoding uncharacterized protein LOC121943137 isoform X2, with protein MPRSATKQRRASSVQVTTPPTQDLEVEDIVPGRLTQAQWRDMLIQEDADEAVGEIMEDLLSMVMEGCFKVYIERQIAPFSASWAKSYLTQTIEQQILCPDEGEATDEISKTEDSEPLPAISDPWVQGCVPVVNAPPRPHSISRQGADVPVKTEPQVNQQCHVIAQRNSSPKQSEKGTSPRRPVSYQCFQVPSPPRLPKTDLKKKRRVNVHFKPVPSKLLPPQPCSEEKNNEVEGKDRTHSVYNHKAGSSYQRENYQGLPKLDHSCLPRHCIFPQYDIVDNNYAKPNSKKPSGLSKLDKFNKQQAEWTVTSLKQLTSSKDQPVKFQGRNEADVWLKKLSSPRHSKERIVSSGPLRLDTMELAKGVSLLDPQAVEMSPLKCNPLTKSINLKQIQSDAAVPLFSVDQVTAGPPPQVTPFFQSKS; from the exons ATGCCCCGCTCTGCAACCAAGCAAAGACGTGCGTCGTCTGTCCAAGTGACTACACCTCCAACACAGGACCTGGAAGTGGAAGATATTGTACCTGGTCGCTTAACTCAAGCCCAGTGGAGGGACATGTTGATCCAAGAGGATGCAGATGAGGCAGTGGGGGAGATCATGGAGGACCTGCTGAGCATGGTCATGGAGGGCTGTTTTAAAGTGTACATTGAAAGACAG ATAGCACCTTTCTCTGCATCCTGGGCCAAGAGCTACCTCACACAGACTATAGAACAGCAAATCTTGTGCCCAGATGAAGGAGAAGCAACAGATGAAATATCTAAAACAGAAGACTCTGAGCCTCTGCCAGCAATTTCTGACCCCTGGGTTCAAGGATGTGTACCTGTTGTAAATGCTCCCCCTCGACCTCACTCCATCTCAAGACAG GGGGCTGATGTTCCAGTGAAAACAGAGCCACAAGTCAACCAGCAATGTCATGTTATAGCCCAAAGAAACAGCTCTCCAAAGCAATCTGAAAAGGGAACAAGTCCCAGGAGGCCTGTCAGTTACCAGTGCTTTCAAGTTCCTAGTCCTCCCCGACTACCAAAAACTGATCTAAAGAAAAAGCGCCGCGTTAATGTACATTTCAAGCCTGTTCCAAGCAAATTACTGCCTCCCCAGCCCtgttcagaagaaaaaaataatgaggtgGAAGGTAAAGATCGGACACATTCTGTTTATAACCATAAAGCAGGATCATCATATCAGCGTGAGAACTACCAAGGCTTACCAAAGCTTGATCACTCCTGCCTGCCTCGACACTGCATCTTTCCTCAGTACGACATTGTGGATAACAACTACGCAAAACCCAACTCCAAGAAACCAAGTGGACTTTCCAAACTAGATAAATTTAACAAGCAGCAAGCTGAGTGGACAGTAACCTCACTGAAGCAACTAACCAGCTCCAAAGATCAGCCGGTAAAGTTTCAGGGGAGAAATGAGGCAGATGTCTGGCTGAAGAAATTGTCTTCTCCTAGACATAGCAAGGAAAGGATTGTGTCCTCTGGGCCTCTGAGGCTGGACACGATGGAGTTGGCCAAGGGTGTGTCTCTCCTGGATCCCCAGGCAGTTGAAATGAGCCCTCTGAAATGTAACCCTCTAACAAAATCTATCAATCTGAAGCAGATACAAAGTGATGCAGCTGTGCCGCTGTTCTCCGTGGATCAAGTTACTGCAGGTCCACCACCTCAGGTCACCCCATTCTTTCAATCCAAGAGCTAG
- the LOC121943137 gene encoding uncharacterized protein LOC121943137 isoform X1 — MPRSATKQRRASSVQVTTPPTQDLEVEDIVPGRLTQAQWRDMLIQEDADEAVGEIMEDLLSMVMEGCFKVYIERQIAPFSASWAKSYLTQTIEQQILCPDEGEATDEISKTEDSEPLPAISDPWVQGCVPVVNAPPRPHSISRQQGADVPVKTEPQVNQQCHVIAQRNSSPKQSEKGTSPRRPVSYQCFQVPSPPRLPKTDLKKKRRVNVHFKPVPSKLLPPQPCSEEKNNEVEGKDRTHSVYNHKAGSSYQRENYQGLPKLDHSCLPRHCIFPQYDIVDNNYAKPNSKKPSGLSKLDKFNKQQAEWTVTSLKQLTSSKDQPVKFQGRNEADVWLKKLSSPRHSKERIVSSGPLRLDTMELAKGVSLLDPQAVEMSPLKCNPLTKSINLKQIQSDAAVPLFSVDQVTAGPPPQVTPFFQSKS; from the exons ATGCCCCGCTCTGCAACCAAGCAAAGACGTGCGTCGTCTGTCCAAGTGACTACACCTCCAACACAGGACCTGGAAGTGGAAGATATTGTACCTGGTCGCTTAACTCAAGCCCAGTGGAGGGACATGTTGATCCAAGAGGATGCAGATGAGGCAGTGGGGGAGATCATGGAGGACCTGCTGAGCATGGTCATGGAGGGCTGTTTTAAAGTGTACATTGAAAGACAG ATAGCACCTTTCTCTGCATCCTGGGCCAAGAGCTACCTCACACAGACTATAGAACAGCAAATCTTGTGCCCAGATGAAGGAGAAGCAACAGATGAAATATCTAAAACAGAAGACTCTGAGCCTCTGCCAGCAATTTCTGACCCCTGGGTTCAAGGATGTGTACCTGTTGTAAATGCTCCCCCTCGACCTCACTCCATCTCAAGACAG CAGGGGGCTGATGTTCCAGTGAAAACAGAGCCACAAGTCAACCAGCAATGTCATGTTATAGCCCAAAGAAACAGCTCTCCAAAGCAATCTGAAAAGGGAACAAGTCCCAGGAGGCCTGTCAGTTACCAGTGCTTTCAAGTTCCTAGTCCTCCCCGACTACCAAAAACTGATCTAAAGAAAAAGCGCCGCGTTAATGTACATTTCAAGCCTGTTCCAAGCAAATTACTGCCTCCCCAGCCCtgttcagaagaaaaaaataatgaggtgGAAGGTAAAGATCGGACACATTCTGTTTATAACCATAAAGCAGGATCATCATATCAGCGTGAGAACTACCAAGGCTTACCAAAGCTTGATCACTCCTGCCTGCCTCGACACTGCATCTTTCCTCAGTACGACATTGTGGATAACAACTACGCAAAACCCAACTCCAAGAAACCAAGTGGACTTTCCAAACTAGATAAATTTAACAAGCAGCAAGCTGAGTGGACAGTAACCTCACTGAAGCAACTAACCAGCTCCAAAGATCAGCCGGTAAAGTTTCAGGGGAGAAATGAGGCAGATGTCTGGCTGAAGAAATTGTCTTCTCCTAGACATAGCAAGGAAAGGATTGTGTCCTCTGGGCCTCTGAGGCTGGACACGATGGAGTTGGCCAAGGGTGTGTCTCTCCTGGATCCCCAGGCAGTTGAAATGAGCCCTCTGAAATGTAACCCTCTAACAAAATCTATCAATCTGAAGCAGATACAAAGTGATGCAGCTGTGCCGCTGTTCTCCGTGGATCAAGTTACTGCAGGTCCACCACCTCAGGTCACCCCATTCTTTCAATCCAAGAGCTAG
- the LOC121943142 gene encoding WD repeat-containing protein 54-like gives MYHKEKSIQIKNSASALYNNLGVLRIAPRRLTYFTVVHANVVNMVSASWDGLNYSHRQLQSKEPNVVTSTSLIMQAAFCPLPSRDLLVVTSQKGIQMYESDGSIMVYWHALDTPETATAQAVFARGISAVMESYICVGVSSGAILVFDVPSKGSNITLSEVLEEHKESITDIASECSGSQECIADLVSADDGGNLCVWKSGEEFQLLNNIPGFDMSCSSVKLWKGTVVAGYGTGQIRLYEAVTGILHAEVNAHARWIYSLDIAPFSGLLLSAAEDSLVRVWHLTLTPETNTVEVAHLHNECVTDTQICGAKFCDGDGYAFAVTGYDLSEIIRYTQT, from the exons ATGTATCACAAAGAGAAGAGCATCCAGATCAAAAACAGCGCCTCGGCGCTGTACAACAACCTCGGCGTGCTACGCATCGCCCCCCGGCGCCTCACCTACTTCACAGTGGTCCATGCTAACGTGGTCAACATGGTCAGCGCGTCCTGGGACGGTCTCAACTATTCCCACCGTCAGCTGCAGTCCAAGGAGCCCAATGTCGTCACAAGCACATCGTTAATCATGCAG GCTGCATTTTGTCCTCTGCCTTCTCGTGATCTGCTGGTGGTGACCTCACAGAAAGGCATCCAG ATGTATGAATCTGATGGCTCCATCATGGTGTACTGGCATGCACTGGATACTCCGGAAACAGCCACAG CTCAGGCCGTGTTTGCTCGTGGGATATCGGCAGTGATGGAGAGTTATATATGTGTGG GCGTTTCATCTGGTGCAATTCTAGTGTTTGATGTTCCCAGTAAAGGCAGTAATATTACCCTGTCTGAGGTCCTGGAGGAACACAAGGAGTCCATCACTGACATTGCTTCAGAGTGCTCTGGCAGCCAG GAGTGCATAGCTGATCTGGTCAGTGCAGATGATGGGggcaatctgtgtgtgtggaagtcAGGGGAGGAATTTCAGCTACTCAACAACATCCCTGGCTTTGA TATGAGCTGCTCATCTGTCAAGCTGTGGAAAGGTACAGTGGTGGCAGGTTACGGCACAGGCCAGATTCGTCTTTATGAGGCAGTGACGGGAATCCTGCATGCTGAGGTTAACGCCCATGCTCGCTGGATATACTCACTAGACATTGCTCCTTTTTCTGGGCTG CTTTTGTCTGCTGCTGAGGACTCTCTAGTCAGGGTGTGGCACCTGACGCTGACCCCAGAGACCAACACTGTTGAG GTTGCCCATTTGCACAATGAGTGTGTGACAGATACACAGATCTGTGGCGCCAAGTTCTGTGACGGTGATGGTTATGCCTTTGCAGTGACAGGCTATGATCTGAGTGAGATTATCCGTTACACCCAAACGTAG